The following are from one region of the Calorimonas adulescens genome:
- the proS gene encoding proline--tRNA ligase encodes MEEKNQYLKEITPMDEDFSQWYIDTILKAELADYSTVRGCIVFRPYGYAIWENMQQLLDRRFKETGHKNAYFPLFIPESLLQKEAEHVEGFAPEVAWVTHGGSDELVERLAVRPTSETIICSMYSKWIKSWRDLPVLINQWANVVRWEKSTRPFLRTSEFLWQEGHTAHRTEEEAEEETLRMLEVYRDFVETELAIPVIKGRKTENEKFAGALRTYTIEALMKDGKALQAGTSHNLGQHFAKVFDIQYLDTDGQLKYVWQTSWGVSTRLIGALIMVHGDNKGLKIPPRIAPVQAIIIPIPGQESEKVFEKAKELSAGLNSRFRVEVDFNDEKTPGWKFSEYEMKGVPLRIEIGPRDVKNDQVVLVRRDTGEKMVISQDALDVKIGEVLEDIQRNMFTQARAFVEKNTREVHSFDEFKETIENKKGFVKANWCGSTECELAIKDETMATIRCIPFEGSEPDGGCVHCGNRATKKVIFARSY; translated from the coding sequence ATGGAGGAGAAAAATCAGTATTTAAAAGAGATTACCCCAATGGATGAGGATTTTTCTCAATGGTATATTGATACCATATTGAAGGCAGAACTGGCTGATTATTCTACAGTAAGGGGTTGTATTGTCTTCAGACCATATGGCTATGCTATATGGGAAAACATGCAGCAGCTTTTAGACAGACGCTTTAAAGAAACAGGGCATAAGAATGCATATTTTCCACTGTTCATCCCCGAATCTCTCCTTCAAAAGGAAGCAGAGCATGTGGAAGGGTTTGCGCCTGAGGTGGCATGGGTTACCCATGGGGGCAGTGATGAATTGGTGGAGAGGCTTGCCGTAAGGCCGACGTCGGAAACTATAATATGCAGCATGTATTCAAAGTGGATAAAGTCGTGGAGGGACCTACCAGTCCTGATAAATCAGTGGGCAAATGTAGTCAGATGGGAAAAGAGTACCAGACCGTTTTTAAGGACATCAGAATTTCTATGGCAGGAGGGGCATACAGCCCACAGGACAGAAGAAGAGGCCGAGGAAGAGACACTGAGGATGCTTGAGGTTTACAGGGACTTTGTGGAGACTGAGCTGGCTATACCTGTGATAAAGGGTAGGAAAACTGAGAATGAAAAGTTTGCTGGGGCATTGAGGACATATACCATTGAGGCTCTTATGAAGGACGGTAAGGCACTTCAGGCCGGCACATCCCATAACCTTGGGCAGCACTTTGCAAAGGTGTTTGATATACAATATTTAGACACAGATGGACAGCTAAAGTATGTTTGGCAGACATCATGGGGTGTTTCAACGAGGCTCATTGGGGCACTGATCATGGTCCACGGGGATAACAAAGGTCTTAAAATACCGCCGCGGATAGCCCCTGTACAGGCAATAATAATACCTATACCTGGACAGGAAAGTGAAAAGGTGTTTGAAAAGGCTAAGGAACTATCTGCGGGGCTTAATAGCAGATTCCGTGTGGAAGTGGACTTTAATGATGAAAAGACCCCAGGATGGAAATTCAGTGAATACGAGATGAAAGGTGTGCCTCTAAGGATTGAGATTGGTCCAAGGGATGTAAAGAATGACCAGGTGGTCTTAGTTAGAAGGGATACCGGTGAAAAGATGGTTATATCCCAGGATGCTCTGGATGTGAAAATTGGAGAGGTACTTGAGGACATACAGAGGAATATGTTCACTCAGGCAAGGGCTTTTGTGGAGAAAAATACGAGAGAAGTTCATAGTTTTGATGAGTTTAAAGAGACAATAGAAAATAAAAAGGGTTTTGTAAAGGCAAATTGGTGCGGGAGTACTGAATGTGAGCTTGCGATAAAAGATGAGACCATGGCCACCATAAGGTGTATACCATTTGAAGGTAGTGAGCCTGATGGTGGGTGTGTGCACTGTGGCAATAGGGCTACCAAAAAGGTAATTTTTGCAAGGTCATATTGA
- a CDS encoding YbaK/EbsC family protein has protein sequence MYMNMSEIVPMPLKDVSKSLGDDTVRLMVRAGLVRKVSADSLLYMPLSIKVIRKIINRILKYYCSAHEVMHGGLDEKRSISFFKVLKNEMDLYQIAFYSLCGDELTVYFKEENSGVYLPEFIREYVQKVENSAVYVSTNETGHMRFLSCPECGRLYDPHNIEISMEAGIPDSATDMMEIYTPGATTIDKLCKCLDIIPEMTVKTMIYETERQKEKYYYAVMVRGDRTISEEKLKKALEADRVGLADESVVKSITGSPPGFCGPVGINVPIIADLEISHMDKMVAGANKLDTHIVGCTPGRDFQVERYFDLRCGTEGDKCPVCSCGLRTVKGYVVMQKDEPYEGVCSFTYHLGRILQSIVKNGMDEYGIRWPRGLAPFDVAIEVTSPGNKFLVDEANSIKRLLERDFDVLYDDRDMGLRARLVDIDLLGIPKTVIVTDKTNEIGRYELRYRRGESKFVERDRLLEILNSRGLQ, from the coding sequence ATGTATATGAACATGTCAGAGATAGTACCAATGCCTCTTAAGGATGTTTCTAAAAGCCTGGGTGATGATACAGTCAGGCTCATGGTAAGGGCCGGCCTTGTGAGGAAGGTCAGTGCTGACTCTCTTTTGTATATGCCCTTGAGTATCAAAGTGATTAGAAAGATTATCAATCGGATACTGAAATACTACTGTAGTGCACATGAAGTAATGCATGGCGGCCTTGATGAGAAGAGGTCCATCTCGTTTTTTAAGGTTTTAAAAAACGAGATGGACCTGTATCAGATTGCATTTTATTCCCTTTGCGGCGATGAGCTGACTGTATATTTTAAGGAAGAAAATTCAGGGGTGTATTTACCTGAATTTATTCGAGAGTATGTCCAAAAGGTTGAAAATAGTGCAGTTTATGTTTCCACGAATGAGACGGGCCATATGAGATTTCTCAGTTGTCCTGAATGTGGCAGACTTTATGACCCTCACAATATAGAGATTAGTATGGAAGCAGGCATACCTGATTCTGCAACTGACATGATGGAGATATATACTCCGGGTGCTACTACTATAGATAAGCTCTGTAAGTGTTTGGATATTATACCTGAAATGACCGTTAAGACCATGATATATGAGACAGAGAGGCAAAAGGAAAAGTATTATTATGCAGTAATGGTAAGGGGTGACAGGACGATATCAGAAGAAAAATTGAAAAAGGCTCTGGAGGCAGACAGGGTTGGCCTGGCCGATGAATCCGTGGTGAAGTCTATAACAGGCTCACCACCGGGGTTTTGTGGGCCTGTGGGCATAAATGTGCCGATAATTGCGGACCTTGAGATAAGCCATATGGATAAAATGGTTGCTGGTGCCAATAAGCTTGACACCCATATTGTAGGTTGTACACCGGGGAGGGATTTCCAGGTTGAGAGGTACTTTGACCTGAGATGTGGTACAGAAGGAGATAAATGCCCTGTCTGCAGTTGTGGGTTAAGGACTGTCAAGGGGTATGTAGTCATGCAGAAAGACGAGCCTTATGAGGGTGTGTGCAGCTTTACCTATCATCTGGGACGCATCCTGCAGAGCATTGTGAAAAATGGAATGGATGAATATGGTATCAGGTGGCCCAGGGGATTGGCCCCATTTGATGTGGCGATAGAGGTAACCTCGCCAGGGAATAAATTTCTTGTGGATGAGGCAAACAGCATCAAGAGGTTACTTGAAAGAGATTTTGATGTTTTGTATGATGATAGAGACATGGGGCTTAGGGCACGGCTGGTAGATATAGACCTTCTTGGCATTCCAAAGACTGTAATAGTCACTGATAAGACCAATGAAATAGGCAGGTATGAACTGAGGTATAGAAGAGGAGAGTCAAAGTTTGTTGAGAGGGATAGGCTTTTAGAAATACTGAATAGTCGTGGGCTTCAATGA
- a CDS encoding CtsR family transcriptional regulator: MARLSDIIENFIKQMLEESGNNFVVIQRNELANYFRCAPSQINYVLETRFTYERGYYIESKRGGGGYVRIFKADVDEDHYLLQMLSQKMGDSMDQQTAYAYIDGLLEQNILDEKIHNIFKNVVSDRTLNLDPEIRDSIRANIVKTIFLTLIKFCNEDA; encoded by the coding sequence ATGGCAAGGCTTAGCGACATTATAGAAAACTTCATAAAGCAGATGTTAGAAGAAAGTGGGAACAATTTTGTTGTGATACAGCGAAATGAGCTTGCCAACTATTTTAGATGTGCGCCGTCGCAGATAAACTATGTACTGGAGACAAGGTTCACTTATGAAAGAGGTTATTATATAGAGAGTAAGAGAGGCGGCGGTGGATATGTAAGGATATTTAAAGCTGACGTTGATGAAGACCACTACCTTCTGCAGATGTTGTCTCAGAAGATGGGTGACAGCATGGATCAGCAGACCGCATATGCATATATAGATGGCCTCCTTGAGCAAAACATATTGGACGAAAAGATACACAACATATTTAAAAATGTTGTGAGCGACAGGACATTAAATCTAGATCCCGAGATCAGGGATAGTATAAGGGCAAATATTGTTAAGACGATATTTTTGACCTTAATTAAGTTTTGCAATGAAGATGCGTAG
- a CDS encoding UvrB/UvrC motif-containing protein, producing MLCERCGKNPATVHYTQIVNGVKSEAHLCSECAKEVGATFGGNLQGMMSGFMPFVFGNNFFTEPFGPGSFLSGFMDWGMSPGTVEEELRCEYCGLLYSQFKKTGFLGCPKCYSTFRERLNPLIRRVHGSSNHVGKVPRRKGGNLRIKREIEELRAQLDEAVKKEEFEKAAELRDRIKDLEKKLKG from the coding sequence ATGCTCTGTGAAAGGTGCGGGAAAAATCCTGCAACTGTGCATTATACTCAGATTGTGAATGGTGTTAAGTCTGAAGCTCATCTATGTTCAGAGTGTGCTAAAGAGGTAGGTGCTACATTTGGTGGCAATCTACAGGGTATGATGTCCGGGTTTATGCCATTTGTTTTTGGCAACAATTTCTTTACTGAACCATTTGGACCCGGCAGCTTTCTTTCAGGTTTTATGGACTGGGGAATGTCTCCCGGAACAGTAGAGGAGGAACTGAGATGTGAATATTGTGGCCTATTGTATTCTCAATTTAAAAAGACAGGTTTTCTGGGATGTCCTAAATGCTACTCTACTTTCAGGGAGAGGTTAAATCCTCTTATAAGGCGGGTCCATGGTAGTTCAAACCATGTGGGCAAAGTACCTCGGAGAAAAGGTGGTAACCTCAGGATTAAGAGAGAGATTGAGGAACTCAGGGCGCAGCTTGATGAAGCGGTCAAGAAGGAGGAATTTGAAAAAGCTGCTGAGCTGAGAGACAGAATAAAGGACCTTGAAAAGAAATTAAAGGGATAG
- a CDS encoding protein arginine kinase, with protein MSWFDEKGPEGDVVLSSRIRLARNFEDLPFPDIISVEQSQVAIKRCKEALLDKGSSLSPQLQFLDLKAMDDTSRQALVEKHLISPDLARNYSKGGLILKNDNSVSIMINEEDHIRIQCFAAGLNPEAAWDIADKIDDLLEENESFAFDEELGYITACPTNVGTGLRVSVMMHLPALVKTGNINNVIENINKLGITVRGIYGEGTQALGDIFQISNQVTLGRSERDIIGNIRGLAMEILNAERSTIEALLKSSKLQIEDMVYRAFGLLSNARVLTSEETLRLLSDVRMGVNMGMIDVPITVLNKLLIMTRPANLQLMCGRRLEPYERDIKRAEYVKEILKTQSGGV; from the coding sequence GTGAGTTGGTTTGATGAAAAGGGGCCGGAGGGGGATGTGGTACTAAGCAGTCGTATAAGACTTGCCAGAAATTTTGAAGATTTGCCATTTCCTGATATAATAAGTGTAGAACAGTCGCAGGTTGCTATCAAAAGATGCAAAGAGGCATTGCTGGATAAGGGTTCATCACTTTCCCCACAGCTTCAGTTTTTAGACCTGAAAGCCATGGATGATACAAGCCGCCAGGCGTTGGTGGAAAAACACCTGATCAGTCCTGATCTTGCGAGGAATTATAGTAAGGGTGGACTTATATTAAAAAATGACAACTCTGTGTCTATAATGATAAATGAGGAAGACCATATCAGAATTCAATGCTTTGCAGCTGGGTTAAACCCTGAGGCAGCATGGGATATTGCTGATAAGATTGATGACCTTTTAGAAGAGAATGAATCTTTTGCCTTTGACGAGGAGCTTGGTTATATAACAGCATGTCCCACCAATGTAGGTACGGGCTTGAGGGTTTCAGTGATGATGCACCTTCCTGCACTGGTCAAGACAGGGAATATAAACAATGTGATTGAAAATATTAATAAACTGGGAATAACGGTAAGGGGAATATATGGAGAAGGGACACAGGCCTTAGGAGACATCTTTCAGATTTCCAATCAGGTAACCCTGGGCAGGTCTGAGAGGGACATTATTGGTAATATAAGGGGCCTTGCTATGGAGATACTGAATGCTGAGCGTTCAACTATAGAGGCCTTGCTAAAAAGTTCAAAGTTACAGATAGAGGATATGGTATACAGGGCATTTGGGCTTTTATCAAATGCCAGAGTACTGACATCAGAAGAAACTTTAAGGCTGCTTTCGGATGTAAGGATGGGTGTGAATATGGGTATGATTGACGTTCCAATTACAGTGCTCAATAAGCTTTTGATAATGACAAGGCCAGCAAATCTGCAACTTATGTGTGGCAGAAGGCTGGAGCCTTATGAGAGGGACATAAAGAGGGCAGAATATGTAAAAGAAATTTTAAAAACTCAAAGTGGAGGTGTGTAA
- a CDS encoding ATP-dependent Clp protease ATP-binding subunit, with product MMFGGRFTERAQRVLILANEEAKALNHNYVGTEHILLGLLKENEGVAAQALHSLGVQFDDIRDRIESLIGRGTMPVDVIGYTPRAKRVLELSFVEARRLGHNYVGTEHILLGLLREGEGVAARVLMEMGVDLNRARDEVMKLLSQEPGGQAKQGRAYGNTPNLNQYGRDLTEMARDGKLDPVIGRQKEIERVIQVLSRRTKNNPCLIGDPGVGKTAIAEGLAQQIVAGNVPEILKDKRVVTLDLSAMVAGAKYRGEFEERLKNVINEVIKAQNVILFIDEMHTIIGAGAAEGAIDASNILKPALARGEIQVVGATTVDEYRKYVEKDAALERRFQPIMVEEPTVEETIEILKGLRDRYEAHHRVKITDGALEAAAKLSARYITDRFLPDKAIDLIDEAASRARLQTYVAPPEIKELEEKLSDLEKEKEAAISAQEFEKAARIRDEEQKVKQEIEDRKKEWTARTMSEDKCVTESDIAYIVSTWTGIPVKSLTQEESDRLLNLEKILHERVIGQDEAVDAVARAIRRARVGLKDPKRPIGSFIFLGPTGVGKTELAKALAEAMFGDENAIIRLDMSEYMERFSVSRLIGSPPGYVGYDEGGQLTERVRRKPYSVVLFDEIEKAHPDVFNILLQILDDGRLTDGQGRTVDFKNTVIIMTSNVGAETIKKQESIGFTVKEEEGLSDYEKMKEKVLEELRRTFRPEFLNRVDDVIVFRQLTLDDLRKIVELMLKDVNKRIQQNNITLEFMPEAMEYLAKEGFDPTYGARPLKRAIQKHVEDALSELMLRGEVKAGDSVLVTVEDGKLIFRNKQKLNV from the coding sequence ATGATGTTTGGTGGTAGATTTACAGAGAGGGCCCAGAGGGTATTGATTCTTGCCAATGAAGAGGCTAAGGCTTTAAACCACAATTATGTGGGTACTGAGCATATCCTGCTTGGGCTTTTAAAAGAAAATGAGGGTGTGGCTGCACAGGCTCTCCACAGCCTTGGCGTGCAGTTTGACGATATAAGGGATAGGATAGAGAGCCTTATCGGACGGGGAACCATGCCTGTGGATGTTATTGGTTATACGCCGAGGGCAAAGAGGGTTTTGGAACTGAGTTTTGTGGAGGCACGCAGGTTGGGGCATAACTACGTTGGGACGGAGCATATTCTCCTTGGTCTGTTAAGAGAAGGTGAAGGTGTAGCTGCACGGGTGTTGATGGAGATGGGTGTGGACCTAAACAGGGCGAGGGATGAAGTGATGAAGCTGCTCTCGCAGGAACCCGGCGGTCAGGCAAAACAGGGGAGGGCATACGGCAATACTCCTAACCTTAACCAGTATGGTAGAGACCTTACCGAAATGGCAAGAGACGGTAAATTGGACCCGGTGATAGGGAGACAAAAAGAGATAGAGAGGGTTATACAGGTACTCTCAAGACGTACTAAAAATAATCCCTGCCTCATAGGTGACCCTGGGGTTGGAAAAACAGCTATAGCTGAGGGCCTGGCCCAGCAAATAGTTGCCGGTAACGTGCCGGAGATTTTAAAAGATAAGAGAGTTGTTACCTTAGACCTCTCTGCTATGGTAGCAGGTGCCAAATACAGAGGAGAATTTGAGGAAAGGCTGAAAAATGTCATAAATGAGGTTATTAAGGCACAGAATGTGATACTGTTCATAGATGAGATGCATACGATAATAGGAGCAGGTGCGGCAGAGGGTGCTATTGATGCCTCAAATATATTAAAGCCGGCACTGGCCCGTGGCGAGATACAGGTGGTAGGTGCCACTACTGTAGACGAGTATAGAAAATATGTGGAAAAGGATGCTGCCTTAGAACGCAGATTTCAGCCGATAATGGTTGAAGAGCCTACTGTTGAGGAGACGATAGAAATCCTGAAAGGCTTAAGGGACAGGTATGAGGCACATCATAGGGTAAAGATAACTGACGGTGCTTTGGAGGCTGCAGCAAAGCTTTCTGCCAGGTATATAACCGACAGGTTCCTGCCAGACAAAGCCATAGACCTTATTGATGAAGCTGCATCTCGTGCCAGACTGCAGACCTATGTAGCTCCACCAGAAATCAAAGAGCTGGAAGAAAAGCTAAGCGACCTTGAAAAGGAAAAAGAAGCTGCTATAAGTGCTCAGGAATTTGAAAAGGCTGCGAGGATAAGGGATGAGGAACAGAAAGTAAAGCAGGAGATAGAAGACCGTAAGAAGGAATGGACAGCAAGGACGATGTCGGAGGACAAATGTGTGACAGAAAGTGATATAGCATATATTGTTTCCACATGGACGGGCATACCTGTAAAGAGCCTGACTCAAGAGGAATCAGACAGGTTATTAAACCTGGAGAAGATACTGCATGAGAGGGTAATAGGTCAGGATGAGGCAGTAGATGCTGTGGCCCGTGCTATAAGGAGGGCAAGGGTAGGTCTAAAAGACCCTAAAAGGCCTATTGGTTCGTTCATCTTTTTGGGACCAACGGGTGTGGGTAAGACAGAGCTGGCAAAAGCCCTTGCTGAGGCTATGTTTGGCGATGAGAATGCTATAATAAGGCTTGACATGTCTGAGTATATGGAGAGATTTAGCGTCTCCAGACTCATTGGTTCGCCTCCAGGATATGTGGGATATGATGAGGGAGGGCAGCTTACAGAGAGGGTAAGAAGGAAACCCTATTCTGTTGTGCTTTTTGATGAGATAGAAAAGGCTCATCCTGATGTGTTCAATATACTGCTGCAAATTTTGGATGATGGAAGGCTGACAGACGGGCAGGGCAGAACTGTGGACTTCAAAAACACTGTAATTATAATGACATCAAACGTTGGCGCAGAAACCATCAAAAAACAGGAGAGCATAGGTTTTACAGTAAAGGAAGAAGAAGGCTTAAGCGACTATGAAAAGATGAAGGAAAAGGTCTTAGAGGAGCTTAGAAGGACCTTCAGACCTGAATTTTTAAACAGGGTTGACGATGTGATTGTGTTCCGTCAACTAACCCTTGATGACTTGAGAAAGATAGTTGAATTGATGCTCAAGGATGTAAATAAGAGGATACAGCAAAATAACATCACCTTGGAGTTTATGCCTGAAGCCATGGAGTATCTGGCCAAAGAGGGCTTTGACCCAACGTATGGGGCCAGGCCGCTCAAAAGAGCCATACAGAAGCACGTAGAAGATGCCCTATCAGAGCTTATGTTAAGAGGCGAGGTAAAGGCAGGGGATTCTGTACTGGTGACTGTGGAAGATGGAAAACTGATTTTCAGAAACAAACAAAAACTGAATGTATAA
- the radA gene encoding DNA repair protein RadA translates to MAKEKSSYVCIECGYHSSKWMGRCPSCNSWNTMIEEKHEDEKKTTKDLKLKQEELPVSLVDIDSLPEERTKTGIEEFDRVLGGGLVKGSLVLVGGDPGIGKSTLILQAAIKLASSGHKVLYLSGEESVNQIKMRAKRIGRQSENLFVASETRFSKIEGMIEYIAPEFLIIDSIQTMYDSELNTSAGSVSQIKLVTSRLMGISKSNGITTMVIGHVTKEGVLAGPRVLEHMVDTVLYFEGDRSGSYRVIRAVKNRFGSTNEVGLFEMDENGLESIDNPSEILIGQRSDSPGSVISCAMEGTRPLLVEIQALVTPTIFGMPRRMVNDLDYNRFLMVVAALEKQVGLKTQSQDIYVNAVGGLKLSEPAQDLSIAVAIASSYKERPADPYTLVVGEIGLTGEIRSISNVESRIKEARRSGLKRVVIPQMNRNKIKPIDSIEIIGVKTLSEALKLAFKEN, encoded by the coding sequence ATGGCAAAAGAGAAAAGCTCATATGTATGTATAGAATGTGGCTATCACTCATCTAAGTGGATGGGGCGATGTCCTTCATGCAACAGTTGGAACACGATGATAGAAGAAAAGCATGAGGATGAGAAAAAAACGACGAAAGACCTGAAACTAAAACAGGAAGAGCTTCCCGTATCCCTGGTAGACATTGATTCATTACCTGAAGAGAGAACGAAGACTGGCATAGAGGAATTTGACAGGGTATTGGGTGGTGGACTTGTAAAAGGGTCACTCGTGCTTGTTGGAGGCGACCCGGGTATAGGTAAATCTACCCTAATTCTTCAAGCAGCGATAAAGCTTGCCAGCAGCGGCCATAAGGTGCTTTATTTGTCTGGAGAGGAGTCAGTAAATCAGATAAAGATGCGTGCAAAGAGGATAGGTAGGCAGTCAGAGAATCTTTTTGTCGCTTCAGAGACTCGATTTTCAAAAATAGAGGGCATGATTGAGTATATAGCCCCAGAATTTCTCATAATTGACTCAATTCAGACCATGTATGATTCAGAGCTAAATACATCTGCAGGTAGTGTAAGTCAGATAAAGCTGGTTACTTCCAGGTTGATGGGCATAAGCAAGAGCAATGGCATTACCACCATGGTGATAGGACATGTCACAAAAGAAGGGGTGTTGGCGGGGCCGAGGGTTTTAGAACATATGGTGGATACAGTGCTCTACTTTGAAGGGGACAGGTCGGGAAGCTACAGGGTGATAAGGGCGGTTAAAAATCGCTTTGGTTCTACCAACGAGGTGGGACTCTTTGAAATGGACGAAAATGGCCTTGAGTCTATAGACAACCCCTCTGAGATACTTATTGGTCAAAGGAGTGATTCACCTGGCTCTGTTATCAGCTGTGCGATGGAAGGGACCAGGCCCCTATTAGTTGAGATACAGGCCCTTGTTACGCCAACAATTTTTGGGATGCCGAGGAGGATGGTAAACGACCTTGACTACAACAGGTTTTTAATGGTCGTAGCGGCACTGGAAAAACAGGTTGGCTTAAAAACACAGAGTCAGGATATATATGTAAATGCTGTAGGGGGGTTGAAACTTTCTGAGCCGGCACAGGATTTGAGTATAGCTGTTGCAATAGCCTCCAGCTATAAGGAAAGACCGGCAGACCCCTATACCCTTGTTGTTGGTGAAATTGGTCTTACCGGTGAGATACGCAGCATCAGCAATGTAGAGAGCAGGATAAAGGAGGCCAGAAGAAGCGGCCTGAAAAGGGTGGTAATTCCGCAAATGAACAGGAATAAAATCAAACCTATCGACAGCATTGAAATAATAGGGGTAAAAACCTTGAGCGAAGCCTTAAAACTTGCCTTTAAGGAAAACTAA
- a CDS encoding DUF1573 domain-containing protein, with product MKDIIVDDFQNTVNEVLFRHKSILDVLTKLQETDARIGRAVAKAVTVCGCIKIEAQKQEIPPDIDITEISNFTSSHLSGELCDECREVINQELQNHLFYLAALCNLLNINLYDNMLEEYDKLTTLGTFNML from the coding sequence ATGAAAGACATTATCGTTGACGATTTCCAAAATACTGTTAATGAAGTCCTTTTCAGACATAAGAGCATACTTGATGTACTTACAAAACTGCAGGAAACCGATGCCAGGATAGGCAGGGCGGTAGCCAAAGCCGTCACTGTCTGCGGCTGCATCAAGATAGAAGCACAAAAGCAGGAGATACCTCCTGATATTGATATAACTGAAATTTCCAATTTCACCAGCTCTCACCTGAGTGGAGAGCTATGCGACGAATGCAGGGAGGTTATAAACCAGGAACTGCAAAATCACCTTTTTTACCTTGCAGCTCTTTGCAATTTATTAAATATCAATCTTTATGATAATATGCTTGAGGAATATGATAAACTCACCACCCTGGGAACCTTCAATATGCTTTAG
- a CDS encoding PIN/TRAM domain-containing protein, producing MLRRIVRIALFLVGLGLGYEIALGLLWIFNFQDFFTFSLSNNQQLFFIGLIMLGCGTALYLSSPRIIKWSIDIAEWMDSSLQKVPTNEILVGIMGLIVGLIIANLVSTPFRLVPVIGIVVTVILNIVLGYVGVVVAVHKKDELSNMFSFLKKMNKEKLKPEDRIQPKVLDTSVIIDGRILDICKTGFIEGNIIIPGFVLEELRHIADSSDTLKRNRGRRGLDILNKMQKELNVKVEINERDFPEIAEVDLKILKLAQVIGGKVVTNDYNLNKVAEFQGVSVLNINELSNAVKPVVLPGEEMVVQVIKDGKESGQGIAYLDDGTMIVVDGGKKYIGDTLEVVVTSVLQTAAGRMIFAKPRINIQEKAI from the coding sequence TTGCTCAGAAGGATAGTAAGGATTGCATTATTTTTAGTTGGTCTGGGCCTTGGGTATGAAATAGCTTTGGGGTTGTTATGGATATTTAATTTTCAGGATTTCTTTACGTTCTCATTATCTAATAATCAGCAGTTATTCTTTATAGGACTTATAATGTTGGGATGCGGTACGGCTTTATATTTATCCTCACCACGGATTATAAAGTGGTCAATAGATATTGCAGAATGGATGGATTCATCACTGCAGAAGGTACCTACTAACGAGATTTTAGTTGGGATAATGGGACTTATAGTAGGGCTTATTATAGCCAACCTGGTAAGTACACCCTTTAGGTTGGTGCCAGTAATCGGAATTGTTGTTACCGTTATATTAAACATTGTGCTCGGGTATGTGGGTGTTGTGGTTGCTGTCCATAAAAAAGATGAGCTTTCAAACATGTTTTCGTTTTTGAAGAAGATGAACAAGGAGAAGCTCAAACCTGAAGACAGAATTCAGCCAAAGGTATTGGATACCAGTGTTATAATAGACGGCAGGATTCTGGATATATGCAAAACAGGTTTTATAGAAGGAAATATCATTATTCCAGGCTTTGTCTTAGAGGAACTGAGGCATATTGCAGATTCGTCTGATACTTTAAAAAGAAATAGAGGTAGAAGAGGTCTTGATATATTAAACAAAATGCAAAAAGAGCTCAATGTAAAAGTAGAAATAAATGAGAGAGATTTTCCTGAAATTGCAGAGGTAGACCTTAAGATCTTGAAGCTTGCCCAGGTAATTGGTGGCAAGGTAGTAACCAACGACTATAATCTCAATAAGGTAGCAGAGTTTCAGGGTGTCAGTGTTTTGAATATAAATGAACTATCCAATGCAGTAAAACCTGTGGTACTTCCTGGTGAAGAAATGGTTGTGCAGGTTATAAAGGATGGGAAAGAATCCGGCCAGGGGATAGCATACTTAGACGATGGCACCATGATTGTGGTTGACGGAGGTAAAAAATACATTGGAGACACACTTGAGGTTGTAGTGACAAGCGTGCTTCAAACTGCAGCTGGAAGGATGATATTTGCAAAGCCAAGGATAAATATACAGGAAAAAGCAATATAA